A genomic segment from Gammaproteobacteria bacterium encodes:
- a CDS encoding response regulator transcription factor — protein MRVLIVDDEKLARDRLRELLSDIGGYSVIGEAMNGAEAVEKASELNPDVLLMDIRMPGMDGLEAAMHLMGMEHPPSVIFTTAYDQHALDAFDVNAVDYLLKPIRKDRLANALTKARKLTMKQVQELHHSRKEMPARTHISVHLRGNIRLVPVADIVYFLADSKYVVVRTSTEEHLIEDSLVNLEKEFGERFLRVHRNALVATQFIKGIEKSTVGTWQVNLRNVEKKLDVSRRHTAAVRRWARNRPMAAATANNVNA, from the coding sequence ATGAGAGTATTGATCGTAGACGACGAAAAATTAGCGCGTGATCGCTTGCGCGAGTTGCTGTCCGACATCGGCGGTTATTCCGTCATCGGCGAAGCCATGAACGGCGCCGAGGCGGTCGAGAAAGCCTCCGAGCTCAACCCCGATGTGCTGCTGATGGACATCCGCATGCCGGGGATGGACGGGCTCGAGGCGGCGATGCACTTGATGGGTATGGAACATCCACCCAGTGTCATCTTCACCACCGCTTACGATCAGCACGCGCTCGACGCGTTCGACGTCAACGCCGTCGACTATCTGCTGAAACCCATTCGTAAGGATCGGTTAGCGAATGCACTGACGAAGGCACGGAAGCTGACGATGAAACAAGTGCAGGAGCTGCACCACTCGCGCAAGGAGATGCCGGCGCGCACGCACATCAGCGTGCATCTGCGCGGCAACATCCGCTTGGTTCCGGTCGCCGATATCGTTTACTTCTTGGCCGACAGCAAGTACGTGGTCGTGCGCACCTCGACCGAGGAGCACTTGATCGAAGATTCATTGGTGAACTTGGAAAAAGAATTCGGTGAACGTTTCCTGCGCGTGCATCGCAATGCATTGGTAGCAACCCAGTTCATCAAAGGTATCGAGAAAAGCACCGTCGGCACCTGGCAGGTAAATCTGCGCAATGTTGAAAAGAAGCTCGACGTCAGCCGGCGCCATACGGCGGCGGTACGCCGTTGGGCACGCAATCGGCCGATGGCCGCGGCCACCGCTAACAACGTCAACGCCTAG
- a CDS encoding histidine kinase, translated as MPPREQRHERNFLPDFGSFGMAIRFILLAELIAIIITIGRNAVFDEQAWQDFNMLSAFAIAISLFSVVILKLAAPLLRRTSVAFGSVLVVVLLLFVTAIGTDGMIFALHDFGLIPERWPAWRESLIIRSLMVAFIISVFGLRYVIAQHRAEVEARAQQEARMQALQSRIRPHFLFNSLNSVASLTRSNPEKGEAVLHDLADLFRVLLADARKLVPISAEREISRQYLEIEKIRLGDRLTVQWNMSPNIPRAALIPALTMQPLLENAIYHGIEPRFAGGAIKIDMWAEGETLNILISNPLPDVRKNTPGKGNKIAQENTRQRLTTQFGAAASLQAFEEGGQYHVKVKMPIVRG; from the coding sequence ATGCCACCACGCGAACAACGACACGAACGAAACTTTCTCCCTGATTTTGGTTCCTTCGGCATGGCCATTCGGTTCATCCTTTTGGCTGAGCTCATTGCCATCATTATCACCATCGGTCGCAACGCCGTGTTCGACGAGCAGGCGTGGCAAGATTTCAACATGTTGTCGGCATTCGCCATCGCCATCTCGTTGTTCAGTGTGGTGATCTTGAAACTGGCGGCGCCGCTGTTGCGACGGACATCGGTGGCGTTCGGCTCGGTGTTGGTTGTAGTGTTATTGCTATTCGTTACCGCCATCGGTACCGACGGCATGATCTTCGCGTTGCATGATTTTGGATTAATCCCTGAGCGTTGGCCGGCGTGGCGCGAATCGTTGATCATTCGCAGCCTGATGGTCGCCTTTATCATCAGTGTCTTCGGCTTGCGCTACGTCATCGCCCAACACCGGGCCGAGGTCGAGGCACGCGCCCAGCAAGAGGCACGCATGCAGGCGTTGCAATCGCGTATTCGTCCCCATTTCCTATTCAACAGCTTGAATAGCGTCGCCAGCTTAACGCGCAGTAACCCTGAGAAAGGCGAGGCGGTGTTGCATGACTTGGCCGACCTCTTCCGCGTACTGTTAGCGGATGCTCGCAAACTGGTTCCCATCTCGGCCGAGCGCGAAATTTCGCGCCAGTACCTCGAGATCGAAAAGATTCGCCTTGGCGATCGATTAACCGTGCAGTGGAATATGAGCCCGAACATTCCGCGGGCCGCATTGATCCCCGCACTGACGATGCAACCTTTGCTTGAAAACGCGATCTATCACGGCATCGAACCGCGCTTCGCCGGCGGTGCCATTAAAATCGATATGTGGGCCGAAGGCGAAACCCTTAACATTCTCATTAGTAATCCACTGCCCGATGTGCGTAAAAATACGCCGGGCAAGGGCAACAAAATCGCCCAGGAGAATACCCGGCAGCGGTTGACCACGCAGTTCGGCGCGGCAGCGAGTCTGCAAGCGTTTGAAGAAGGCGGGCAATACCACGTGAAGGTGAAAATGCCGATCGTACGTGGGTGA
- the argH gene encoding argininosuccinate lyase produces the protein MSKDKLWGGRFTDATDSLVERFTGSVHFDQRLYHYDIAGSIAHARMLAHVGVLTTSERDAIVRGLEEIEAEIDAGQFAWRAEFEDVHMNIEARLTQRIGDAGKKLHTARSRNDQVATDVRLYLRDGVDALLTAINALQQALLKIAEREADTIMPGFTHMQVAQPVTFGHHLMAWFEMLVRDAARLRDARKRINVMPLGSAALAGTSYPIDRAYTAKLLGFDTITENSLDAVSDRDFAIEFISACALIMTHLSRMSEELVLWSSSIFGFVELSDAYCTGSSIMPQKKNPDVPELVRGKSARVQGHLTALLTLMKAQPLAYNRDNQEDKEPVFDTLDTTLMSLQVYAGLIDTMQVRRERMAQAAVQGYSTATDLADYLVRKGIPFRDAHEIVGRAVRYGVDRGRDLAELTLDELHGFSTHIDADIFAVLTTAGSVKARNHVGGTAPEQVRAAIVRARARISHEAGSK, from the coding sequence ATGAGCAAAGACAAACTTTGGGGTGGTCGATTTACCGACGCCACGGATAGCTTGGTGGAACGTTTCACCGGCTCGGTCCACTTCGATCAGCGGCTCTATCACTACGATATCGCCGGCTCGATCGCGCACGCGCGCATGCTGGCGCATGTCGGTGTGCTGACGACGTCAGAGCGCGATGCGATTGTTCGCGGGCTCGAAGAAATCGAAGCCGAAATCGATGCCGGTCAATTCGCCTGGCGCGCCGAGTTCGAAGACGTGCACATGAACATCGAAGCGCGGCTGACGCAGCGTATCGGTGACGCCGGCAAAAAATTGCACACGGCGCGCTCGCGTAACGATCAAGTTGCGACCGACGTGCGTTTGTATTTGCGCGATGGTGTCGACGCATTGCTTACGGCCATCAATGCGCTGCAGCAGGCGTTGCTCAAGATTGCCGAGCGCGAGGCCGACACGATCATGCCCGGCTTCACGCATATGCAGGTGGCACAACCGGTAACGTTCGGCCATCACTTGATGGCGTGGTTCGAAATGCTAGTGCGCGATGCGGCGCGGCTGCGCGATGCGCGTAAGCGTATTAACGTTATGCCGCTCGGCTCGGCCGCGCTCGCCGGCACGAGCTATCCGATCGATCGTGCTTATACGGCAAAGCTGCTCGGCTTCGACACGATCACCGAAAATTCGCTCGACGCGGTGTCCGATCGTGATTTCGCCATCGAGTTCATTTCCGCATGCGCCTTGATCATGACGCATCTGTCGCGTATGTCGGAGGAGTTGGTGCTGTGGTCGTCGTCGATCTTCGGTTTCGTCGAGTTGTCCGATGCCTACTGCACCGGTTCGTCGATCATGCCGCAGAAAAAAAATCCGGACGTGCCCGAGCTCGTACGCGGCAAGAGCGCGCGCGTGCAGGGTCACCTGACGGCGTTGTTGACGCTGATGAAGGCGCAGCCGCTGGCATACAACCGCGACAACCAAGAAGACAAAGAGCCGGTGTTCGATACGCTCGACACGACGTTAATGTCGTTGCAGGTTTATGCCGGTCTCATCGATACGATGCAGGTGCGGCGCGAGCGCATGGCACAAGCGGCGGTGCAGGGCTATTCGACCGCGACCGATCTCGCCGATTACCTGGTGCGCAAAGGCATACCGTTCCGCGATGCGCATGAAATCGTCGGCCGCGCCGTGCGTTACGGCGTCGATCGTGGACGCGATCTTGCCGAGCTCACACTCGATGAGCTCCACGGATTCAGTACGCACATCGACGCCGATATCTTCGCTGTGCTGACGACCGCTGGCTCGGTTAAAGCGCGTAACCATGTAGGCGGCACGGCGCCCGAGCAAGTGCGCGCTGCGATCGTTCGCGCGCGTGCACGGATCAGTCACGAGGCCGGCTCGAAGTGA
- a CDS encoding histidine kinase, with translation MELTTVRSNVFNWFRGLADRAGLLPHGEPTAANDGVLPNFCSVPVVVNVMLIAEVFAFITTLITRRISLNILEDLLLISLFLQWIALTSIACLCGARSYLNRLPRLKALALAYALLLVVTLVVSEAAVWLLYAFGRISTARPEWYGYFHIQNFTVSVLVNALALRYLLGKHELKQRTLSEARAKIQALQSRIRPHFVFNSLNIIASLTRNEPARAESAIEDMADLFRMMLTEDEQLIPVKKEVDVTKKYLAIETLRLEQRLHVEWQIGTFPRKAAIPVLTLQPLLENAVRHGVEALPAGGTIHVKLWEQDDKIHIQVDNPYPPAKSKSAPASHSRSLDNIRSRLESHYGQAARLEAKGENGQFSVSVVIPTRGGNV, from the coding sequence ATGGAGTTAACAACGGTACGGAGCAACGTATTCAACTGGTTCCGCGGTCTCGCCGACCGCGCCGGTCTGTTGCCGCACGGCGAACCGACGGCGGCAAACGATGGCGTGCTGCCGAACTTCTGCTCGGTGCCGGTGGTGGTGAACGTCATGTTGATCGCCGAGGTGTTTGCCTTCATCACTACGCTCATCACTCGCCGGATCTCGCTCAACATTCTCGAAGACCTGCTGTTGATCTCGCTGTTCTTGCAGTGGATCGCGCTTACCAGCATCGCCTGCTTATGCGGCGCCCGCTCCTATCTGAATCGCCTGCCTAGACTCAAAGCACTGGCACTCGCTTATGCATTGCTATTGGTCGTGACGCTCGTGGTCAGCGAAGCAGCGGTATGGCTGCTGTACGCGTTCGGTCGCATCAGCACGGCGCGGCCGGAATGGTACGGTTATTTTCACATCCAAAATTTCACGGTCAGTGTCTTGGTCAACGCCCTGGCGCTGCGCTACTTGCTCGGCAAGCACGAGCTCAAGCAGCGCACGCTGTCGGAAGCACGCGCCAAGATTCAAGCACTGCAGTCGCGCATTCGGCCGCACTTCGTGTTCAACAGCTTGAACATCATCGCCAGCCTGACACGCAACGAGCCGGCGCGGGCCGAGAGCGCGATCGAAGACATGGCCGATCTGTTCCGCATGATGCTGACGGAAGACGAGCAACTCATCCCGGTAAAGAAAGAAGTCGATGTCACCAAAAAGTATCTCGCCATCGAAACGCTCCGGCTCGAACAACGCTTGCATGTCGAATGGCAGATCGGCACATTTCCGCGCAAGGCGGCAATACCGGTATTGACGTTGCAACCGCTATTGGAAAACGCTGTACGCCACGGCGTCGAAGCGTTGCCGGCCGGCGGCACGATCCACGTCAAACTTTGGGAACAGGATGATAAGATCCATATCCAAGTTGATAACCCTTACCCGCCCGCCAAATCCAAGAGCGCGCCCGCGTCTCACAGCCGGTCGCTCGATAACATCCGGAGCCGACTGGAGAGCCACTACGGCCAAGCGGCGCGGCTCGAAGCTAAGGGGGAAAATGGTCAGTTCAGCGTCAGCGTCGTCATCCCGACGCGTGGAGGTAACGTATGA